aatattattttgagttttgaaacgCTGCACTGGATTAGAAGCAGAAAACAGGGACAAAAAGGCTACGCTGCTTTAAAACTTGATATGAGCAAGGCTTATGACAGAGTTTAGTGGTCTTTTCTTGAAGGCATTATGATCAGATTGGGCTTCTCTCGATGTTGGGTGGAGAAGGTTATGCGATATGTCAGAATAGTCAAGTACTCTTTCTCTCTGAATGGTGATCTGGTTGGGAACGTCGTTCCGAGTAGAGGACTGAGACAGGGAGACCCTCTTTCTCCCTACTTATTCGTCTTATGCGCTCATGGTTTATCATCTGCTCTCATCTCACTTGAACAACAACGTCTGATTTCTGGGATTCAGATGGCCTCTTCCTGCCCTTCTCTTACTCATCTGTTCTTTGCTGATGACAGCCTTTTGTTCTTCAGAGATACAATGGCGAACTGTTTGGCGGTGCAAAACTGTTTGTTATCATATGTGATGGCTTCAGGACAGCTTATTAATTTCGAAAAATCTTCCCTCTCCTTCAGCCCGGATACTAATGCGCAGCTGACTGAGAATATTAAGTCTGTTTTAGCTATCCCAGTGGTTCACGCCCACGCATTCTATTTGGCCCTCCCGGCTGTGTCTATGCGGAGTAAGAAATTGCAATTCAGATATCTGGTGGAGAGTACTGAAGAGAATACAAGGTTGGGGAAACAAAACTTTTTCGGTAGGGAGTAAGGAAACATTGATCAAATCGGTACTCCAGTCTATCCCTACTTATGCCATGTCCTGCTTTCGTATCCCCAAATCAGTGTGTGAAGAGATAGAACGTGAATGCTCTAATTTTTGGTGGGGAGTGGACGCAGGGAAAAATCGTATGCATTGGAAATCTTGGCAATCCTTGTGTAAACCGAAATTCATGGGTGGCTTGGGGTTCAGACATCTGAAGACCTTCAATCAGGCCCTATTAGCTAAACAGATTTGGCGTATTATATCTCGGAACCTGATTCTTTGATGGCCAGAGTCTTGAAAGGCCGGTATTTTTGCCATCAGGATATTATGGAAGTCGAAATTGGCAGCAATCCTTCCTCCATCTGGAGAGCTTTGATGTGGAGCCGTTCTTTACTTGCTAAAGGTTTGTGTTGGAAGGTGGGAGATGGGGCTCGTATTAATACGTTTGAGGATATTTGGCTTCCGGGTCCTAGAACATGTCTAGCACCGATTCCTGACTACGCTTCATTCTCTAAAGTGAAGTCCCTCATGGTGCAAGGAAGTTGGAACGTGCCTCTAATCCAACAGATTTTCTCTCCACTTATTTCTCAGAAAATCACCTCTATTCCCATCACTCTGACTAATAGAAAGGATGCGagattttggaaatatgacCAGAAAGGTAAATATTCGGTACGGGATGGATATAAGGCTGCCCAAGGCCTCTATGATCAGCCCTCTTCGTGCTCGGCCCCTTTCAAAAAGGATTGGTGGAAGTTCCTGTGGTCTTTATCGATCCCTCCTAAAGTGAGAATATTCTGGTGGAGAGCGCTTAATAATATTATACATACGGAACAAAATCTTCTTGCACATCATGTTCCCGTTACTAGAAGGTGTCCTTTGTGTCAGTATAACTGGAATACTTCCAGTCATGCGCTTTTCTCTTGTCCGGCTGTGAAATCTTGTTTGAAAAGTAGCTGGATTTGGTCATCTCTTAAACAGCTTCGCCACTTGGATGTGTTTGATATATTTCTAGGGATGAAGGAGGAGCTGAGTAAACTTGATTTCGAGTTATTTGTCATGCGCACTTGGGCCACTTGGAACGAGAGACTTCGCTTTCTTCATGATTGTCATGGCAAGGCTCAAGTTTTGGATGCTGACTGGTGTAAAAATCTGCTTCGGGGTTACCGTGCTGCACGTGATTCAGTAACGAGCGGCTCAAAGTCACCTTTGATCAGCTCTCCAAGCACTTGGTCTGCCCCGTTAGCTCACCAATTTCAGTTGG
The Primulina tabacum isolate GXHZ01 chromosome 9, ASM2559414v2, whole genome shotgun sequence DNA segment above includes these coding regions:
- the LOC142504368 gene encoding uncharacterized protein LOC142504368, with the translated sequence MARVLKGRYFCHQDIMEVEIGSNPSSIWRALMWSRSLLAKGLCWKVGDGARINTFEDIWLPGPRTCLAPIPDYASFSKVKSLMVQGSWNVPLIQQIFSPLISQKITSIPITLTNRKDARFWKYDQKGKYSVRDGYKAAQGLYDQPSSCSAPFKKDWWKFLWSLSIPPKVRIFWWRALNNIIHTEQNLLAHHVPVTRRCPLCQYNWNTSSHALFSCPAVKSCLKSSWIWSSLKQLRHLDVFDIFLGMKEELSKLDFELFVMRTWATWNERLRFLHDCHGKAQVLDADWCKNLLRGYRAARDSVTSGSKSPLISSPSTCCAVGGVIRDHEGQPILAFGELIDKVQSVTLAEIFAIQVGLIVARQHNIQIHHITSDSLLAVQTVTRPEEDLSYAGSIAADISILMEALESPHLTHVRRSANRVAHSVAAFAFHPPLSLFGSMDPFLCG